In the Sinorhizobium arboris LMG 14919 genome, one interval contains:
- a CDS encoding autoinducer binding domain-containing protein, which yields MNITLLVQFLALLEEMKTREEILPEFERLLDRCGFDFYGIVRQPKPHENPLRLLLAGRWPDGWPQIYIRKKYVVIDPTIRFLGHAQRGFRWRDTLVAFRSDPHRKRMESMMVEARNHGLFDGYIFPVHGRRGLMGNLTVGGRVVDLSPVELSLFDAIAKRLFWKLLELTDPEIMAELVSRVEVQMTRRAMEALHYLADGMTSNDIGKVLDISSHTVDWYMNGIQEKLKAKNRHHVVAIAFRLGLIS from the coding sequence ATGAATATTACGTTGCTCGTCCAGTTTCTGGCGCTTCTGGAAGAAATGAAGACGCGCGAGGAGATCCTGCCCGAGTTCGAGCGCCTGCTCGACCGTTGCGGGTTCGACTTTTACGGCATTGTGCGTCAGCCGAAACCGCACGAGAATCCGCTGAGGCTCCTTCTGGCCGGACGCTGGCCGGATGGCTGGCCGCAGATCTATATCCGCAAGAAATACGTCGTCATCGACCCGACGATCCGCTTCCTCGGGCACGCCCAGCGCGGCTTCCGCTGGCGCGACACGCTCGTGGCCTTCCGCTCGGATCCGCACCGCAAGCGCATGGAAAGCATGATGGTAGAGGCGCGCAATCATGGCCTCTTCGACGGCTATATCTTTCCGGTGCACGGCCGGCGCGGGCTCATGGGCAATCTGACGGTGGGCGGCCGCGTGGTCGACCTGAGCCCGGTGGAACTGAGTCTTTTCGACGCCATAGCCAAGCGGCTTTTCTGGAAGTTGCTCGAACTCACCGATCCGGAGATCATGGCGGAACTCGTCTCGCGCGTCGAAGTCCAGATGACGCGGCGCGCAATGGAAGCGCTCCACTATCTTGCCGACGGCATGACTTCGAACGACATCGGCAAGGTTCTCGACATCTCCAGTCATACGGTCGACTGGTACATGAACGGCATTCAGGAAAAGCTGAAGGCGAAGAACCGCCACCATGTCGTGGCGATCGCCTTCCGCCTGGGGCTGATCTCCTGA
- a CDS encoding glucan ABC transporter ATP-binding protein/ permease has product MSLFQVYARALQYLAVHKFRVGAIVIANIVLAVITIAEPILFGRIIDAISSQKEVAPMLLLWAGFGVFNTIAFVLVSREADRLAHGRRASLLTEAFGRIVSMPLSWHSQRGTSNALHTLLRACETLFGLWLEFMRQHLATAVALVLLVPTAFAMDVRLSLVLVVLGVAYVMISKVVMSRTKEGQASVERHYHTVFSHVSDSISNVSVVHSYNRIEAETRALKKFTQRLLSAQYPVLDWWALASGLNRIASTISMMAILVIGTVLVQRGELGVGEVIAFIGFANLLIGRLDQMKAFATQIFEARAKLEDFFQLEDSVQDREEPADAGELKRVVGEVEFRDISFDFANSAQGVRNVSFKAKAGQTIAIVGPTGAGKTTLVNLLQRVHEPKHGQILVDGVDIATVTRKSLRRSIATVFQDAGLMNRSIGENIRLGREDASLDEVMAAAEAAAASDFIEGRLNGYDTVVGERGNRLSGGERQRVAIARAILKNAPILVLDEATSALDVETEARVKDAIDALRKDRTTFIIAHRLSTVREADLVIFMDQGRIVEMGGFNELSQSNGRFAALLRASGILTDEDVRKSLTAA; this is encoded by the coding sequence GTGTCCTTGTTTCAGGTGTATGCAAGAGCGCTTCAGTATCTTGCTGTCCACAAGTTTCGCGTCGGGGCGATCGTCATTGCCAATATCGTCCTGGCCGTCATCACCATTGCCGAGCCGATCCTGTTCGGCCGCATCATCGACGCGATCTCGTCACAGAAGGAGGTCGCGCCGATGCTGCTCCTGTGGGCGGGCTTCGGCGTCTTCAATACGATCGCCTTCGTGCTCGTTTCCCGCGAGGCGGATCGTCTCGCGCATGGCAGACGCGCTTCGCTCCTGACCGAAGCCTTCGGCCGGATCGTGTCGATGCCGCTCTCATGGCACAGCCAACGCGGCACCTCCAATGCGCTGCATACGCTGCTTCGCGCCTGCGAAACGCTCTTCGGGCTCTGGCTCGAATTCATGCGGCAGCATCTGGCGACGGCAGTGGCGCTCGTGCTCCTGGTTCCGACGGCCTTTGCGATGGACGTCCGCCTGTCGCTCGTTCTTGTCGTGCTCGGCGTGGCCTATGTGATGATCAGCAAGGTCGTGATGAGCCGTACCAAGGAGGGCCAGGCTTCCGTCGAGAGACACTACCACACGGTCTTTTCGCACGTGTCCGACTCGATCAGCAACGTTTCGGTGGTTCACAGCTACAATCGCATAGAAGCGGAAACGCGCGCGTTGAAGAAATTCACGCAGCGCCTGCTTTCAGCGCAGTATCCGGTGCTCGACTGGTGGGCTTTGGCGAGCGGCCTCAACCGCATCGCCTCGACTATCTCGATGATGGCGATCCTCGTCATCGGCACCGTTCTCGTGCAGCGCGGCGAACTCGGCGTCGGCGAGGTGATCGCTTTCATCGGTTTCGCCAATCTGCTGATCGGCCGCCTCGACCAGATGAAGGCATTCGCCACCCAGATCTTTGAAGCCCGCGCCAAGCTCGAAGACTTCTTCCAGCTCGAGGATTCGGTCCAGGACCGCGAGGAGCCGGCCGATGCCGGGGAACTGAAGCGGGTCGTCGGCGAAGTCGAATTCAGGGACATTTCCTTCGACTTCGCAAACTCGGCCCAGGGCGTGCGCAACGTCTCCTTCAAGGCCAAGGCCGGGCAGACGATCGCCATCGTCGGCCCGACCGGCGCCGGGAAGACCACGCTCGTCAACCTCCTGCAGCGGGTCCACGAACCCAAGCACGGGCAGATCCTCGTCGACGGCGTGGACATCGCGACCGTCACCCGCAAGTCGCTGCGCCGGTCGATCGCAACGGTCTTCCAGGATGCGGGCCTGATGAACCGCTCGATCGGCGAGAATATTCGCCTCGGCCGTGAGGACGCGTCGCTGGACGAGGTTATGGCCGCCGCCGAAGCCGCCGCCGCGAGCGATTTCATCGAGGGCCGCCTCAACGGTTACGACACGGTCGTCGGCGAACGCGGCAACCGGCTTTCCGGTGGCGAGCGCCAGCGTGTCGCCATCGCCCGCGCGATCCTGAAGAACGCACCGATCCTGGTGCTCGACGAGGCGACCAGCGCGCTCGACGTGGAGACCGAGGCCCGCGTCAAGGATGCGATCGACGCGCTGCGCAAGGACCGCACGACCTTCATCATCGCCCACCGCCTGTCGACGGTGCGGGAAGCCGATCTGGTCATCTTCATGGACCAGGGCCGAATCGTGGAAATGGGCGGCTTCAACGAGCTCAGCCAGAGCAACGGGCGCTTCGCCGCGCTGCTTCGCGCCAGCGGTATCCTCACGGACGAGGATGTCCGCAAGAGCCTTACGGCAGCCTGA
- a CDS encoding OpgC family protein — protein MLQKTSEGGNDQRRVAHPVPTGRDTRLDVFRALCLLTIFVNHVPGQYLEYLTHKNYGFSDSAEAFVLISGLSVGAAYSGKFLAGGRLALTLKIWRRALALYVAHIMTSVVTLAIFAGGALYFGRQELIGEINIRPIVEQTEQGIVAMVLLGHQLGYNNILSMYAVLFLLLPGFLWLNAVRPRLLFAVSAALWLAAGCFKMVPYNFLDDGYWFLNPWSWQFLFVIGILCMSHVRRGGSLPRSPWLAGVSVAYLAISALWVLFSWWNIDLSFGLPAVLTGFDKTFLSLTRLLHVLALAYILATVPVFSRLTRLESNHPLVMIGRHSLAVFVFGTILAMAGQVLLLVTDRDRIIGTLFVIGGIGLHFAYAYYLEWLKEVSVAPPLKAA, from the coding sequence ATGCTGCAAAAGACTTCTGAGGGCGGCAACGATCAGAGACGGGTCGCCCATCCGGTGCCGACCGGGCGCGACACACGCCTCGACGTTTTCCGGGCTCTCTGCCTGCTGACCATTTTCGTCAACCATGTACCGGGGCAGTATCTCGAATATCTGACGCACAAGAACTACGGCTTCTCCGATTCGGCGGAGGCCTTCGTGCTGATTTCCGGCCTGTCGGTCGGAGCGGCCTATTCCGGCAAGTTCCTGGCCGGCGGACGGCTCGCCCTCACACTGAAGATATGGCGGCGCGCTTTGGCGCTCTACGTCGCGCACATCATGACGAGCGTGGTGACGCTTGCGATCTTCGCTGGCGGCGCCCTCTATTTCGGCCGTCAGGAACTGATCGGCGAAATCAATATCCGGCCGATCGTCGAGCAGACGGAGCAGGGAATCGTCGCCATGGTATTGCTCGGCCACCAGCTTGGCTACAACAACATTCTGTCGATGTACGCGGTTCTGTTCCTGCTGCTGCCCGGCTTTCTATGGTTGAATGCCGTGCGCCCGAGATTGCTGTTCGCGGTTTCGGCGGCGCTCTGGCTCGCTGCCGGCTGCTTCAAAATGGTGCCCTATAACTTTCTCGATGACGGCTATTGGTTCCTCAATCCCTGGTCCTGGCAGTTCCTCTTCGTGATCGGCATCCTGTGCATGAGCCATGTTCGGAGGGGTGGCAGTCTCCCGCGGAGCCCCTGGCTCGCTGGAGTTTCCGTCGCCTATCTCGCGATTTCCGCGCTCTGGGTGCTGTTCTCCTGGTGGAACATCGACCTTTCCTTTGGGCTGCCTGCAGTGCTGACCGGCTTCGACAAGACCTTCCTGTCGCTCACGCGGCTGCTGCATGTGCTGGCGCTCGCCTATATTCTCGCAACCGTTCCTGTCTTCAGCCGGCTGACGAGACTGGAAAGCAACCACCCCCTGGTGATGATCGGGCGCCATTCCCTTGCCGTCTTCGTCTTCGGGACGATCCTTGCAATGGCGGGCCAGGTGCTGCTTCTCGTCACCGACCGGGACAGGATCATCGGCACACTCTTCGTCATCGGCGGCATCGGCCTGCACTTCGCCTATGCCTATTACCTCGAATGGCTGAAGGAGGTGTCGGTGGCGCCGCCGCTGAAGGCGGCGTGA